A section of the Glandiceps talaboti chromosome 8, keGlaTala1.1, whole genome shotgun sequence genome encodes:
- the LOC144439364 gene encoding neuralized-like protein 4 yields MGNELKGQVGQFGSSHLDLAITRILKEIDLEDDTWVTPTQVEHAWNPEDCSNNFSVLSDHVTARRGSQGNSTDVIRGQKGYRSGTHVFEIYWPRSGRGLHAMVGIAIKQTPVHCGGNKHLLGATADSWGWCLVDKTLVHGGKVVGAYPKGKTTYKVPETIFAVLNADDGILRFRDGGEDLGVAFTNLPRQNLFKPLYICAGAVSNNAEVRMKYMGNEGGISQVTKSGKQIVSVPAPLGGSHYSFHTKCGNNVTVQHGGRVARRTDAGDNFTDGVVLTKQPLKNNVRFEVRLDTKVTKWNGSLEIGFTSNSPERLKLPGNMTECRDGVTFMWSGSNVMMNGENIVKLDVDLDNCTVGDTCGVERRRDGTIQFNFNGKVLKTVVKSKSIPDVVYGVVDIYGQAESVTICETGGETAPAGFSLQREKTDLSGSDPNAIMFQMRETIEYLRTDSNTDLRTAIEKVMVTVLQPFRKTNSGYLRQRFGDHLASLGGGHEVKKLLERVQDVDRRAQSERSWLGITILRSVCLNYSANSLKLCGQFGEAGLLELMLKDLDRYGPTNIINERRKTLVRSALAILHNCAKATENKQAFHDARALERISPFLKTADLGLATVAFFTLSFITEEGKNGLLEANEKLIRHILGTVKKALADPKRKFKSDDIEYTSTELTNGLDNFAVNDKNKALIVDMGAVSILVDLMKIDQPTEQECAANAIWTLAKLERNKKKITSEAGCIDTLALLSKSRTPAVRQAAERALVQLRSNTLKTQVVEGGQKVSTKSGNCPYSDLCLRFKKSLELADAFFNPKFDMCYCTSCHEGRGDKLYYTRGKPSKDYGVPIGWCRFALKTPPKAEALQAFSKWHVAFHGTRIDAVKPILDTGELLMPGFFNDDVTKTSYEAKVVFQVCINPDSYKFGPQTIGATSDIDPKFNNQEIEWFTKERGCVIVYGLLVKLE; encoded by the exons ATGGGCAACGAATTGAAAGGACAGGTTGGTCAATTTGGCAGTTCACATTTAGACCTCGCGATCACAAGAATTCTCAAAGAAATAGACCTCGAAGATGACACCTGGGTGACGCCCACTCAGGTCGAGCATGCGTGGAATCCTGAAGACTGCTCGAATAATTTTAGTGTGCTGAGTGACCACGTGACCGCTCGTCGAGGCTCACAAGGAAACTCTACCGATGTGATTAGAGGACAGAAAGGCTACCGGAGTGGGAcacatgtgtttgaaatataCTGGCCTAGAAGCGGCAGAGGTTTACATGCAATGGTTGGAATTGCAATTAAACAAACGCCAGTGCATTGTGGTGGGAATAAACATCTCCTCGGAGCAACAGCTGATTCTTGGGGATGGTGTTTGGTGGATAAAACCTTGGTTCATGGTGGAAAAGTTGTGGGAGCTTACCCAAAAGGAAAGACAACATACAAAGTACCAGAAACGATTTTTGCTGTTTTGAATGCAGATGACGGAATTCTGAG ATTTCGTGATGGTGGCGAGGATCTTGGTGTAGCTTTCACCAACCTCCCTCGTCAAAACCTGTTCAAACCGCTATACATCTGCGCAGGCGCAGTTTCTAATAATGCTGAAGTCAGAATGAAATATATGGGGAATGAAG GGGGTATTTCTCAAGTGACAAAATCAGGGAAACAAATCGTTTCAGTACCAGCTCCCCTTGGCGGCAGCCACTATTCATTCCATACAAAATGTGGTAATAATGTCACAGTGCAGCATGGTGGACGGGTTGCCAGGAGAACAGA TGCTGGAGATAATTTTACTGACGGTGTGGTACTAACAAAACAACCCTTGAAGAACAACGTCCGTTTTGAGGTTAGATTAGACACTAAAGTTACAAAGTGGAATGGAAGCTTAGAAATTGGATTCACCTCAAATTCCCCTGAACGACTAAAACTTCCTGGTAACATGACAGAATGTAGAGATGGCGTGACCTTCATGTGGTCTGGGTCAAACGTCATGATGAATGGTGAAAACATTGTTAAACTTGATGTTGACCTTGACAATTGCACG GTTGGAGATACGTGTGGAGTCGAAAGAAGACGTGATGGTACTATACAATTCAATTTCAACGGTAAAGTACTGAAAACTGTTGTTAAGTCAAAGAGTATCCCGGATGTAGTGTACGGTGTTGTGGATATCTATGGACAGGCAGAAAGCGTCACGATTTGTG AAACTGGAGGTGAGACCGCCCCAGCGGGGTTTTCCCTACAACGTGAGAAAACCGACCTAAGTGGCAGTGATCCTAATGCTATTATGTTCCAAATGAGAGAAACCATAGAATATCTGAGAACAGACTCCAACACAGATCTACGTACAGCTATAGAAAAGGTGATGGTCACAGTTCTGCAGCCCTTCCGCAAGACAAACAGTGGATATCTTCGTCAACGTTTTGGTGACCACTTAGCTAGTCTCGGTGGTGGCCATGAAGTCAAGAAGTTGCTGGAACGCGTTCAAGACGTTGATCGACGGGCGCAAAGTGAACGTTCATGGCTTGGGATAACTATTTTACGGAGTGTATGCCTGAATTACTCGGCTAACAGTCTGAAGCTATGTGGACAGTTTGGTGAGGCCGGACTTCTGGAACTCATGCTGAAAGATCTAGACCGGTATGGTCCAACGAACATTATCAATGAG AGGAGAAAGACCCTTGTCCGTTCAGCTCTGGCTATACTCCACAACTGCGCCAAGGCGACTGAAAACAAGCAAGCTTTCCACGACGCAAGGGCATTAGAGCGAATATCACCATTTCTGAAAACTGCAGATTTGGGATTAGCAACGGTTGCGTTTTTCACTTTATCCTTCATTACAGAGGAAGGTAAGAATGGCCTGCTCGAAGCAAATGAAAAGCTTATCCGTCATATTTTGGGGACCGTAAAGAAAGCTTTAGCAGATCCAAAACGGAAATTCAAGTCCGATGACATTGAATACACCTCGACAGAGCTGACCAATGGACTAGACAATTTCGCTGTCAATGACAAGAATAAAGCTCTGATAGTAGATATGGGAGCCGTGTCAATTCTTGTTGACTTGATGAAAATAGATCAACCAACCGAACAAGAGTGTGCAGCGAATGCAATCTGGACTCTGGCTAAACTAGAGAGAAACAAGAAGAAAATCACCAGTGAAGCGGGCTGCATCGATACATTAGCTTTGCTTTCCAAGAGTAGAACGCCAGCTGTTAGACAGGCCGCAGAACGGGCTCTGGTACAGTTAAGATCGAATACCTTGAAGACTCAGGTTGTCG AAGGTGGGCAAAAAGTTTCTACCAAGAGCGGGAACTGTCCTTACTCGGACCTCTGTTTGCGATTCAAGAAATCCTTGGAATTGGCCG ATGCTTTCTTCAACCCAAAGTTCGACATGTGTTATTGCACATCTTGCCATGAAGGTCGTGGAGATAAATTGTACTATACACGTGGAAAACCTTCAAAGGACTATGGTGTACCCATTGGATGGTGCCGATTTGCTTTGAA AACCCCTCCTAAGGCAGAAGCATTACAAGCATTCAGCAAGTGGCATGTTGCATTCCATGGAACTAGAATAGATGCAGTCAAACCAATTCTTGATACTGGTGAATTACTTATGCCAGGTTT TTTCAACGATGACGTCACGAAGACTTCTTATGAGGCGAAAGTGGTATTTCAAGTATGCATCAATCCAGATAGTTATAAATTTGGACCACAAACTATCGGTGCTACGTCAGATATTGACCCGAAATTCAAcaaccaagaaatcgaatggTTCACCAAGGAACGTGGCTGTGTGATCGTGTACGGATTACTGGTTAAGTTAGAGTAG
- the LOC144438970 gene encoding N(4)-(Beta-N-acetylglucosaminyl)-L-asparaginase-like isoform X1, which yields MAAPIVQIAQFLCFLHCFYACSSVDLLPLVVNTWPFTNATGKAWDVITSGGSALDAVEQGCTKCEVMQCDGTVGYGGSPDEDGETTLDAMIMDGITHDVGAVADLRRIKNAISVARSVMEYTTHTLIVGDQATQFAIEMGFKEIDLHTNKSRQIWEDWKNNSCQPNYRQNVTPDPTKYCGPYTPNKDKNYQNLRKERLNKNIDVRNHDTIGMVVIDGQGNVAGGTSTNGLSHKIPGRVGDSPIAGAGAYVDNDVGGAAATGDGGIMMRLLPSYQTVEYMRMGLDPISAAKMSMERIIKHYPNFDGALIAANVQGFHGAACRGFGTFHYSVRSPGMTNVTVQSVPCL from the exons ATGGCTGCCCCCATAGTACAGATCGCACAGTTCCTGTGTTTTCTTCATTGTTTTTATGCGTGTTCATCAGTAGATCTCCTGCCACTGGTTGTAAATACTTGGCCTTTTACTAATGCTACTGGAAAAG CATGGGATGTTATAACCAGTGGTGGCAGTGCACTTGATGCTGTAGAACAAGGCTGTACTAAGTGTGAAGTTATGCAGTGTGATGGTACAGTGGGCTATGGTGGAAG TCCTGATGAGGATGGTGAAACAACTCTTGATGCCATGATAATGGATGG TATAACACATGATGTTGGCGCAGTGGCTGATCTGAGGAGAATCAAGAATGCGATATCGGTAGCTCGTAGTGTTATGGAGTATACAACGCATACATTAATAGTAGGTGATCAAG CCACTCAGTTTGCCATTGAGATGGGTTTTAAAGAGATTGatttacatacaaacaaatcaaG ACAAATCTGGGAAGATTGGAAAAACAACAGCTGCCAACCAAATTATCGACAA AATGTGACCCCTGACCCTACAAAGTATTGTGGACCATACACGCCAAACAAAGATAagaattatcaaaatttacGAAAAGAAagattgaacaaaaatattgatgtACGGAATCACGATACAATAG gTATGGTTGTCATAGATGGTCAGGGTAATGTAGCAGGAGGAACCTCAACAAATGGGCTTTCACATAAAATACCAGG TCGCGTAGGTGATTCTCCAATAGCTGGTGCTGGTGCATATGTAGATAACGATGTGGGCGGGGCTGCAGCTACTGGTGATGGAGGTATTATGATGAGATTACTACCAAG TTATCAAACAGTGGAATATATGCGTATGGGTTTGGATCCTATATCTGCAGCTAAAATGTCAATGGAAAGAATTATCAAACATTACCCAAACTTTGATGGGGCACTGATAGCAGCTAACGTACAGGGATTCCATG GTGCTGCTTGTCGTGGATTTGGTACATTTCATTACTCTGTGCGGAGTCCTGGTATGACCAATGTTACAGTCCAATCCGTTCCATGTTTATAA
- the LOC144438970 gene encoding N(4)-(Beta-N-acetylglucosaminyl)-L-asparaginase-like isoform X2 — MQCDGTVGYGGSPDEDGETTLDAMIMDGITHDVGAVADLRRIKNAISVARSVMEYTTHTLIVGDQATQFAIEMGFKEIDLHTNKSRQIWEDWKNNSCQPNYRQNVTPDPTKYCGPYTPNKDKNYQNLRKERLNKNIDVRNHDTIGMVVIDGQGNVAGGTSTNGLSHKIPGRVGDSPIAGAGAYVDNDVGGAAATGDGGIMMRLLPSYQTVEYMRMGLDPISAAKMSMERIIKHYPNFDGALIAANVQGFHGAACRGFGTFHYSVRSPGMTNVTVQSVPCL; from the exons ATGCAGTGTGATGGTACAGTGGGCTATGGTGGAAG TCCTGATGAGGATGGTGAAACAACTCTTGATGCCATGATAATGGATGG TATAACACATGATGTTGGCGCAGTGGCTGATCTGAGGAGAATCAAGAATGCGATATCGGTAGCTCGTAGTGTTATGGAGTATACAACGCATACATTAATAGTAGGTGATCAAG CCACTCAGTTTGCCATTGAGATGGGTTTTAAAGAGATTGatttacatacaaacaaatcaaG ACAAATCTGGGAAGATTGGAAAAACAACAGCTGCCAACCAAATTATCGACAA AATGTGACCCCTGACCCTACAAAGTATTGTGGACCATACACGCCAAACAAAGATAagaattatcaaaatttacGAAAAGAAagattgaacaaaaatattgatgtACGGAATCACGATACAATAG gTATGGTTGTCATAGATGGTCAGGGTAATGTAGCAGGAGGAACCTCAACAAATGGGCTTTCACATAAAATACCAGG TCGCGTAGGTGATTCTCCAATAGCTGGTGCTGGTGCATATGTAGATAACGATGTGGGCGGGGCTGCAGCTACTGGTGATGGAGGTATTATGATGAGATTACTACCAAG TTATCAAACAGTGGAATATATGCGTATGGGTTTGGATCCTATATCTGCAGCTAAAATGTCAATGGAAAGAATTATCAAACATTACCCAAACTTTGATGGGGCACTGATAGCAGCTAACGTACAGGGATTCCATG GTGCTGCTTGTCGTGGATTTGGTACATTTCATTACTCTGTGCGGAGTCCTGGTATGACCAATGTTACAGTCCAATCCGTTCCATGTTTATAA